From Oryzias melastigma strain HK-1 linkage group LG15, ASM292280v2, whole genome shotgun sequence, one genomic window encodes:
- the zmiz1a gene encoding zinc finger MIZ domain-containing protein 1a isoform X4, translating into MNTLPSMDRHIQQTNDRLQCIKQHLQNPANFHSAATELLDWCGDPRAFQRPFEQSLMGCLTVLKHVAAQQGFDLDLGYRLLAVCAANRDKFTPKSAALLSSWCEELGRLLLLRHQKNRQNEPQGKVPMQPGLNSMKPGLTHSDGTFPYDSVPWQQNTNQPPGSLSVVTTVWGVTNTSQSQVLCNPMANSNNHMNPGGTPMGSGMPGSAAGLSSPQFNAQQQQFPNKGGSNQSYMQQGMYGRPSYPGGPGGYSGSYSGGPNPPPGGMGMATHTRPPGDFTPPAAAAAAAAVAAAAATATATATATVAALQETQNKEMNQYGQMCPSFQMGPAPAYNSQFMNQAGPRGPPGGMNPGSMGSGMNNPNMSGPPMGMNQARTPGMTPFGAHGQRMPQQGYPGGPRQGMPMQAMKRPYPGEGNYGGQQYGPNSQFQTQQGQYPTSNASRPLPSPNYPGQRMPGQQGQGQYPPGMPMAQYYKQEPFSSQNTNFSGGGYSYGQGSVPPRPGNYPHSPVPGNPTPPMTPGSSIPPYLSPNQDVKPPFPPDMKPNMTALPPPPGNANEELRLTFPVRDGVVLEPFRLEHNLAVSNHVFHLRPSVHQTLMWRSDLELQFKCYHHEDRQMNTNWPASVQVSVNATPLTIERGDNKTSHKPLHLKHVCQPGRNTIQITVTACCCSHLFVLQLVHRPSVRSVLQGLLKKRLLPAEHCITKIKRNFSSVAASAGSATLNGEDGVEQTAIKVSLKCPITFRRIQLPARGHDCKHVQCFDLESYLQLNCERGTWRCPVCNKTALLEGLEVDQFMWGILNAIQNSEFEEVTIDPTCSWRPVPIKSELHIKEDPDGPLAKRFKTMSPSQMTMPNVMEMIAQLGPGPGSGPGPGPSLYPPHPSQHSSGNGGDYPPAGNNYHSQGSFDFPHGNPSGGGVGGGGAGPPMNDFIHGPQLSHPPDGPTGLLSQDKPLSHGMNDTMCHSDQSHSSMQQSLHASPHPGSQTGPPLHHSGQSGQLLHHSNQSSQPPRQSQQPPPPQPQHPGQNSHPHSDLNFNPSSEGQMAQGAQDMPEPSLDLLPELANPEELLSYLDPPDLPANSNDDLLSLFESN; encoded by the exons CCCTGCTGTCGTCGTGGTGCGAGGAGCTGGGCCGACTCCTCCTGCTCCGTCACCAGAAGAACAGGCAGAACGAGCCGCAGGGAAAAGTCCCCATGCAGCCCGGCCTGAACAGCATGAAGCCCGGTCTCACACACAG TGATGGAACCTTTCCCTATGATTCTGTCCCCTGGCAACAAAACACCAACCAGCCCCCTGGGTCCCTATCTGTGGTTACAACGGTGTGGGGAGTTACTAACACGTCACAAAGTCAG GTGCTTTGCAACCCCATGGCGAACAGTAATAATCACATGAATCCAGGGGGGACCCCCATGGGGTCGGGTATGCCCGGCAGCGCAGCGGGCCTCAGCTCACCCCAGTTTAATGCTCAGCAGCAACAGTTTCCAAACAAAGGAGGCTCCAACCAGTCCTACATGCAGCAGGGGATGTATGGCAGGCCCAGCTACCCCGGGGGACCTGGGGGGTACAGTGGAAg ttactCTGGAGGGCCAAACCCCCCACCTGGAGGTATGGGAATGGCCACCCACACACGTCCTCCTGGTGACTTCACACCGCCAGCTgccgctgcagcagcagctgctgttgctgcagctgctgctacGGCGACGGCCACAGCAACAGCAACAGTGGCAGCTCTCCAGGAGACACAGAATAAAGAGATGAACCAGTATGGACAG ATGTGCCCGTCGTTCCAAATGGGCCCTGCTCCAGCCTACAACAGCCAGTTCATGAACCAGGCAGGCCCACGAGGCCCCCCTGGAGGAATGAATCCAGGCAGCATGGGTTCAGGAATGAACAACCCTAACATGAGTGGGCCACCGATGGGTATGAACCAGGCTCGAACTCCAGGTATGACTCCTTTTGGAGCCCACGGCCAAAGGATGCCTCAGCAGGGGTACCCTGGTGGGCCTCGACAGGGGATGCCCATGCAGGCGATGAAAAGGCCGTATCCTGGGGAG GGAAATTACGGAGGTCAGCAGTATGGGCCAAACAGTCAATTTCAGACCCAACAGGGGCAGTACCCCACGTCAAATGCATCAAGACCACTGCCCTCTCCAAATTACCCTGGTCAGAGAATGCCCGGGCAGCAGGGGCAAGGACAGTACCCACCTGGAATGCCCATGGCTCAGTACTATAAG CAAGAGCCTTTCAGTTCTCAAAACACCAACTTCTCTGGAGGTGGATACTCCTATGGCCAAGGCAGTGTG CCCCCCAGGCCGGGTAACTATCCACACTCTCCGGTCCCTGGAAACCCTACGCCACCTATGACCCCAGGAAGTAGTATTCCTCCATATTTGTCGCCAAACCAGGACGTGAAGCCACCGTTTCCGCCAGACATGAAGCCAAATATGACGGCACTTCCACCCCCTCCAG GTAATGCCAACGAGGAGCTACGTCTGACGTTCCCGGTTCGGGATGGAGTTGTGCTGGAGCCTTTCCGCCTGGAGCACAACCTCGCCGTCAGTAACCATGTTTTCCACTTGCGACCCTCCGTCCACCAGACCCTCATGTGGAG GTCAGACCTTGAGCTGCAGTTCAAGTGCTACCACCACGAAGACAGACAAATGAACACCAACTGGCCCGCATCGGTGCAGGTTAGCGTCAACGCCACGCCTCTCACCATTGAGAGAGGGGATAATAAAACCTCCCACAAGCCCTTGCACCTGAAACACGTGTGCCAGCCTGGGAGGAACACCATCCAGATAACAGTCACTGCCTGCTGCTGT TCCCACCTGTTTGTGCTTCAGCTGGTCCACAGGCCATCTGTTCGCTCCGTCCTCCAGGGTCTCCTGAAGAAGAGGCTTCTCCCTGCAGAACACTGCATCACCAAAA TTAAGAGGAACTTCAGCAGCGTGGCGGCATCGGCAGGCAGCGCCACTCTCAACGGGGAGGATGGTGTGGAGCAGACAGCCATTAAAGTGTCGCTGAAATGTCCAATTACCTTCCGGCGGATCCAGCTGCCTGCTAGGGGGCACGACTGCAAACATGTGCAG TGCTTCGATCTGGAGTCGTATTTACAACTCAACTGCGAGAGGGGAACGTGGAGATGTCCTGTGTGCAA TAAAACAGCATTATTAGAAGGTCTGGAGGTGGACCAGTTTATGTGGGGAATCCTCAACGCTATCCAAAA TTCAGAGTTCGAGGAGGTCACTATAGACCCCACATGTAGCTGGCGACCGGTCCCCATCAAGTCAGAACTGCACATCAAAGAGGACCCCGATGGACCTCTGGCCAAGCGGTTTAAGACCATGAGTCCGAGCCAAATGACCATGCCTAACGTGATGGAGATGATCGCTCAGTTAGGTCCAGGACCCGGTTCTGGGCCTGGGCCGGGTCCGAGCTTATACCCCCCTCACCCAAGTCAACATAGTAGCGGCAACGGGGGAGATTACCCTCCAGCAG GCAACAACTATCACAGCCAGGGCAGTTTCGACTTTCCTCATGGGAACCCGTCTGGCGGTGgagttggaggaggaggagcgggacCTCCTATGAATGACTTTATCCATGGCCCACAGCTCTCTCACCCCCCTGATGGACCTACTGGTCTGCTCTCCCAGGACAAGCCTCTCAGCCACGGCATGAATGACACA ATGTGCCATTCAGATCAGTCCCATAGCTCCATGCAGCAGAGCTTGCATGCGTCTCCCCACCCCGGCAGCCAAACAGGCCCGCCGTTGCATCACAGCGGCCAGTCAGGGCAGCTCCTGCATCACAGCAACCAATCATCCCAGCCACCTCGCCAGTCGCAGCAGCCTCCGCCGCCGCAGCCTCAGCACCCCGGGCAGAACAGTCACCCCCACAGCGATCTGAACTTTAACCCCTCCTCGGAAGGGCAGATGGCTCAGGGAGCGCAGGATATGCCCGAACCCTCCCTGGAT TTGCTTCCAGAACTGGCCAATCCAGAGGAGTTGCTCTCATACCTGGACCCCCCTGACCTCCCGGCCAACAGCAACGACGACCTTCTCTCCCTTTTCGAAAGCAACTAG
- the zmiz1a gene encoding zinc finger MIZ domain-containing protein 1a isoform X2, whose product MQPGLNSMKPGLTHSDGTFPYDSVPWQQNTNQPPGSLSVVTTVWGVTNTSQSQVLCNPMANSNNHMNPGGTPMGSGMPGSAAGLSSPQFNAQQQQFPNKGGSNQSYMQQGMYGRPSYPGGPGGYSGSYSGGPNPPPGGMGMATHTRPPGDFTPPAAAAAAAAVAAAAATATATATATVAALQETQNKEMNQYGQMCPSFQMGPAPAYNSQFMNQAGPRGPPGGMNPGSMGSGMNNPNMSGPPMGMNQARTPGMTPFGAHGQRMPQQGYPGGPRQGMPMQAMKRPYPGEGNYGGQQYGPNSQFQTQQGQYPTSNASRPLPSPNYPGQRMPGQQGQGQYPPGMPMAQYYKQEPFSSQNTNFSGGGYSYGQGSVPPRPGNYPHSPVPGNPTPPMTPGSSIPPYLSPNQDVKPPFPPDMKPNMTALPPPPGNANEELRLTFPVRDGVVLEPFRLEHNLAVSNHVFHLRPSVHQTLMWRSDLELQFKCYHHEDRQMNTNWPASVQVSVNATPLTIERGDNKTSHKPLHLKHVCQPGRNTIQITVTACCCSHLFVLQLVHRPSVRSVLQGLLKKRLLPAEHCITKIKRNFSSVAASAGSATLNGEDGVEQTAIKVSLKCPITFRRIQLPARGHDCKHVQCFDLESYLQLNCERGTWRCPVCNKTALLEGLEVDQFMWGILNAIQNSEFEEVTIDPTCSWRPVPIKSELHIKEDPDGPLAKRFKTMSPSQMTMPNVMEMIAQLGPGPGSGPGPGPSLYPPHPSQHSSGNGGDYPPAGNNYHSQGSFDFPHGNPSGGGVGGGGAGPPMNDFIHGPQLSHPPDGPTGLLSQDKPLSHGMNDTMCHSDQSHSSMQQSLHASPHPGSQTGPPLHHSGQSGQLLHHSNQSSQPPRQSQQPPPPQPQHPGQNSHPHSDLNFNPSSEGQMAQGAQDMPEPSLDLLPELANPEELLSYLDPPDLPANSNDDLLSLFESN is encoded by the exons ATGCAGCCCGGCCTGAACAGCATGAAGCCCGGTCTCACACACAG TGATGGAACCTTTCCCTATGATTCTGTCCCCTGGCAACAAAACACCAACCAGCCCCCTGGGTCCCTATCTGTGGTTACAACGGTGTGGGGAGTTACTAACACGTCACAAAGTCAG GTGCTTTGCAACCCCATGGCGAACAGTAATAATCACATGAATCCAGGGGGGACCCCCATGGGGTCGGGTATGCCCGGCAGCGCAGCGGGCCTCAGCTCACCCCAGTTTAATGCTCAGCAGCAACAGTTTCCAAACAAAGGAGGCTCCAACCAGTCCTACATGCAGCAGGGGATGTATGGCAGGCCCAGCTACCCCGGGGGACCTGGGGGGTACAGTGGAAg ttactCTGGAGGGCCAAACCCCCCACCTGGAGGTATGGGAATGGCCACCCACACACGTCCTCCTGGTGACTTCACACCGCCAGCTgccgctgcagcagcagctgctgttgctgcagctgctgctacGGCGACGGCCACAGCAACAGCAACAGTGGCAGCTCTCCAGGAGACACAGAATAAAGAGATGAACCAGTATGGACAG ATGTGCCCGTCGTTCCAAATGGGCCCTGCTCCAGCCTACAACAGCCAGTTCATGAACCAGGCAGGCCCACGAGGCCCCCCTGGAGGAATGAATCCAGGCAGCATGGGTTCAGGAATGAACAACCCTAACATGAGTGGGCCACCGATGGGTATGAACCAGGCTCGAACTCCAGGTATGACTCCTTTTGGAGCCCACGGCCAAAGGATGCCTCAGCAGGGGTACCCTGGTGGGCCTCGACAGGGGATGCCCATGCAGGCGATGAAAAGGCCGTATCCTGGGGAG GGAAATTACGGAGGTCAGCAGTATGGGCCAAACAGTCAATTTCAGACCCAACAGGGGCAGTACCCCACGTCAAATGCATCAAGACCACTGCCCTCTCCAAATTACCCTGGTCAGAGAATGCCCGGGCAGCAGGGGCAAGGACAGTACCCACCTGGAATGCCCATGGCTCAGTACTATAAG CAAGAGCCTTTCAGTTCTCAAAACACCAACTTCTCTGGAGGTGGATACTCCTATGGCCAAGGCAGTGTG CCCCCCAGGCCGGGTAACTATCCACACTCTCCGGTCCCTGGAAACCCTACGCCACCTATGACCCCAGGAAGTAGTATTCCTCCATATTTGTCGCCAAACCAGGACGTGAAGCCACCGTTTCCGCCAGACATGAAGCCAAATATGACGGCACTTCCACCCCCTCCAG GTAATGCCAACGAGGAGCTACGTCTGACGTTCCCGGTTCGGGATGGAGTTGTGCTGGAGCCTTTCCGCCTGGAGCACAACCTCGCCGTCAGTAACCATGTTTTCCACTTGCGACCCTCCGTCCACCAGACCCTCATGTGGAG GTCAGACCTTGAGCTGCAGTTCAAGTGCTACCACCACGAAGACAGACAAATGAACACCAACTGGCCCGCATCGGTGCAGGTTAGCGTCAACGCCACGCCTCTCACCATTGAGAGAGGGGATAATAAAACCTCCCACAAGCCCTTGCACCTGAAACACGTGTGCCAGCCTGGGAGGAACACCATCCAGATAACAGTCACTGCCTGCTGCTGT TCCCACCTGTTTGTGCTTCAGCTGGTCCACAGGCCATCTGTTCGCTCCGTCCTCCAGGGTCTCCTGAAGAAGAGGCTTCTCCCTGCAGAACACTGCATCACCAAAA TTAAGAGGAACTTCAGCAGCGTGGCGGCATCGGCAGGCAGCGCCACTCTCAACGGGGAGGATGGTGTGGAGCAGACAGCCATTAAAGTGTCGCTGAAATGTCCAATTACCTTCCGGCGGATCCAGCTGCCTGCTAGGGGGCACGACTGCAAACATGTGCAG TGCTTCGATCTGGAGTCGTATTTACAACTCAACTGCGAGAGGGGAACGTGGAGATGTCCTGTGTGCAA TAAAACAGCATTATTAGAAGGTCTGGAGGTGGACCAGTTTATGTGGGGAATCCTCAACGCTATCCAAAA TTCAGAGTTCGAGGAGGTCACTATAGACCCCACATGTAGCTGGCGACCGGTCCCCATCAAGTCAGAACTGCACATCAAAGAGGACCCCGATGGACCTCTGGCCAAGCGGTTTAAGACCATGAGTCCGAGCCAAATGACCATGCCTAACGTGATGGAGATGATCGCTCAGTTAGGTCCAGGACCCGGTTCTGGGCCTGGGCCGGGTCCGAGCTTATACCCCCCTCACCCAAGTCAACATAGTAGCGGCAACGGGGGAGATTACCCTCCAGCAG GCAACAACTATCACAGCCAGGGCAGTTTCGACTTTCCTCATGGGAACCCGTCTGGCGGTGgagttggaggaggaggagcgggacCTCCTATGAATGACTTTATCCATGGCCCACAGCTCTCTCACCCCCCTGATGGACCTACTGGTCTGCTCTCCCAGGACAAGCCTCTCAGCCACGGCATGAATGACACA ATGTGCCATTCAGATCAGTCCCATAGCTCCATGCAGCAGAGCTTGCATGCGTCTCCCCACCCCGGCAGCCAAACAGGCCCGCCGTTGCATCACAGCGGCCAGTCAGGGCAGCTCCTGCATCACAGCAACCAATCATCCCAGCCACCTCGCCAGTCGCAGCAGCCTCCGCCGCCGCAGCCTCAGCACCCCGGGCAGAACAGTCACCCCCACAGCGATCTGAACTTTAACCCCTCCTCGGAAGGGCAGATGGCTCAGGGAGCGCAGGATATGCCCGAACCCTCCCTGGAT TTGCTTCCAGAACTGGCCAATCCAGAGGAGTTGCTCTCATACCTGGACCCCCCTGACCTCCCGGCCAACAGCAACGACGACCTTCTCTCCCTTTTCGAAAGCAACTAG
- the zmiz1a gene encoding zinc finger MIZ domain-containing protein 1a isoform X3: MLILLPLSRLKMCNLNPTETSTCRRCQSDSALLSSWCEELGRLLLLRHQKNRQNEPQGKVPMQPGLNSMKPGLTHSDGTFPYDSVPWQQNTNQPPGSLSVVTTVWGVTNTSQSQVLCNPMANSNNHMNPGGTPMGSGMPGSAAGLSSPQFNAQQQQFPNKGGSNQSYMQQGMYGRPSYPGGPGGYSGSYSGGPNPPPGGMGMATHTRPPGDFTPPAAAAAAAAVAAAAATATATATATVAALQETQNKEMNQYGQMCPSFQMGPAPAYNSQFMNQAGPRGPPGGMNPGSMGSGMNNPNMSGPPMGMNQARTPGMTPFGAHGQRMPQQGYPGGPRQGMPMQAMKRPYPGEGNYGGQQYGPNSQFQTQQGQYPTSNASRPLPSPNYPGQRMPGQQGQGQYPPGMPMAQYYKQEPFSSQNTNFSGGGYSYGQGSVPPRPGNYPHSPVPGNPTPPMTPGSSIPPYLSPNQDVKPPFPPDMKPNMTALPPPPGNANEELRLTFPVRDGVVLEPFRLEHNLAVSNHVFHLRPSVHQTLMWRSDLELQFKCYHHEDRQMNTNWPASVQVSVNATPLTIERGDNKTSHKPLHLKHVCQPGRNTIQITVTACCCSHLFVLQLVHRPSVRSVLQGLLKKRLLPAEHCITKIKRNFSSVAASAGSATLNGEDGVEQTAIKVSLKCPITFRRIQLPARGHDCKHVQCFDLESYLQLNCERGTWRCPVCNKTALLEGLEVDQFMWGILNAIQNSEFEEVTIDPTCSWRPVPIKSELHIKEDPDGPLAKRFKTMSPSQMTMPNVMEMIAQLGPGPGSGPGPGPSLYPPHPSQHSSGNGGDYPPAGNNYHSQGSFDFPHGNPSGGGVGGGGAGPPMNDFIHGPQLSHPPDGPTGLLSQDKPLSHGMNDTLLPELANPEELLSYLDPPDLPANSNDDLLSLFESN, from the exons CCCTGCTGTCGTCGTGGTGCGAGGAGCTGGGCCGACTCCTCCTGCTCCGTCACCAGAAGAACAGGCAGAACGAGCCGCAGGGAAAAGTCCCCATGCAGCCCGGCCTGAACAGCATGAAGCCCGGTCTCACACACAG TGATGGAACCTTTCCCTATGATTCTGTCCCCTGGCAACAAAACACCAACCAGCCCCCTGGGTCCCTATCTGTGGTTACAACGGTGTGGGGAGTTACTAACACGTCACAAAGTCAG GTGCTTTGCAACCCCATGGCGAACAGTAATAATCACATGAATCCAGGGGGGACCCCCATGGGGTCGGGTATGCCCGGCAGCGCAGCGGGCCTCAGCTCACCCCAGTTTAATGCTCAGCAGCAACAGTTTCCAAACAAAGGAGGCTCCAACCAGTCCTACATGCAGCAGGGGATGTATGGCAGGCCCAGCTACCCCGGGGGACCTGGGGGGTACAGTGGAAg ttactCTGGAGGGCCAAACCCCCCACCTGGAGGTATGGGAATGGCCACCCACACACGTCCTCCTGGTGACTTCACACCGCCAGCTgccgctgcagcagcagctgctgttgctgcagctgctgctacGGCGACGGCCACAGCAACAGCAACAGTGGCAGCTCTCCAGGAGACACAGAATAAAGAGATGAACCAGTATGGACAG ATGTGCCCGTCGTTCCAAATGGGCCCTGCTCCAGCCTACAACAGCCAGTTCATGAACCAGGCAGGCCCACGAGGCCCCCCTGGAGGAATGAATCCAGGCAGCATGGGTTCAGGAATGAACAACCCTAACATGAGTGGGCCACCGATGGGTATGAACCAGGCTCGAACTCCAGGTATGACTCCTTTTGGAGCCCACGGCCAAAGGATGCCTCAGCAGGGGTACCCTGGTGGGCCTCGACAGGGGATGCCCATGCAGGCGATGAAAAGGCCGTATCCTGGGGAG GGAAATTACGGAGGTCAGCAGTATGGGCCAAACAGTCAATTTCAGACCCAACAGGGGCAGTACCCCACGTCAAATGCATCAAGACCACTGCCCTCTCCAAATTACCCTGGTCAGAGAATGCCCGGGCAGCAGGGGCAAGGACAGTACCCACCTGGAATGCCCATGGCTCAGTACTATAAG CAAGAGCCTTTCAGTTCTCAAAACACCAACTTCTCTGGAGGTGGATACTCCTATGGCCAAGGCAGTGTG CCCCCCAGGCCGGGTAACTATCCACACTCTCCGGTCCCTGGAAACCCTACGCCACCTATGACCCCAGGAAGTAGTATTCCTCCATATTTGTCGCCAAACCAGGACGTGAAGCCACCGTTTCCGCCAGACATGAAGCCAAATATGACGGCACTTCCACCCCCTCCAG GTAATGCCAACGAGGAGCTACGTCTGACGTTCCCGGTTCGGGATGGAGTTGTGCTGGAGCCTTTCCGCCTGGAGCACAACCTCGCCGTCAGTAACCATGTTTTCCACTTGCGACCCTCCGTCCACCAGACCCTCATGTGGAG GTCAGACCTTGAGCTGCAGTTCAAGTGCTACCACCACGAAGACAGACAAATGAACACCAACTGGCCCGCATCGGTGCAGGTTAGCGTCAACGCCACGCCTCTCACCATTGAGAGAGGGGATAATAAAACCTCCCACAAGCCCTTGCACCTGAAACACGTGTGCCAGCCTGGGAGGAACACCATCCAGATAACAGTCACTGCCTGCTGCTGT TCCCACCTGTTTGTGCTTCAGCTGGTCCACAGGCCATCTGTTCGCTCCGTCCTCCAGGGTCTCCTGAAGAAGAGGCTTCTCCCTGCAGAACACTGCATCACCAAAA TTAAGAGGAACTTCAGCAGCGTGGCGGCATCGGCAGGCAGCGCCACTCTCAACGGGGAGGATGGTGTGGAGCAGACAGCCATTAAAGTGTCGCTGAAATGTCCAATTACCTTCCGGCGGATCCAGCTGCCTGCTAGGGGGCACGACTGCAAACATGTGCAG TGCTTCGATCTGGAGTCGTATTTACAACTCAACTGCGAGAGGGGAACGTGGAGATGTCCTGTGTGCAA TAAAACAGCATTATTAGAAGGTCTGGAGGTGGACCAGTTTATGTGGGGAATCCTCAACGCTATCCAAAA TTCAGAGTTCGAGGAGGTCACTATAGACCCCACATGTAGCTGGCGACCGGTCCCCATCAAGTCAGAACTGCACATCAAAGAGGACCCCGATGGACCTCTGGCCAAGCGGTTTAAGACCATGAGTCCGAGCCAAATGACCATGCCTAACGTGATGGAGATGATCGCTCAGTTAGGTCCAGGACCCGGTTCTGGGCCTGGGCCGGGTCCGAGCTTATACCCCCCTCACCCAAGTCAACATAGTAGCGGCAACGGGGGAGATTACCCTCCAGCAG GCAACAACTATCACAGCCAGGGCAGTTTCGACTTTCCTCATGGGAACCCGTCTGGCGGTGgagttggaggaggaggagcgggacCTCCTATGAATGACTTTATCCATGGCCCACAGCTCTCTCACCCCCCTGATGGACCTACTGGTCTGCTCTCCCAGGACAAGCCTCTCAGCCACGGCATGAATGACACA TTGCTTCCAGAACTGGCCAATCCAGAGGAGTTGCTCTCATACCTGGACCCCCCTGACCTCCCGGCCAACAGCAACGACGACCTTCTCTCCCTTTTCGAAAGCAACTAG